One Faecalicatena sp. Marseille-Q4148 DNA window includes the following coding sequences:
- a CDS encoding Maff2 family protein — translation MEFFNQAIDILKILVMALGAGLAVWGVINLLEGYGSDNPAAKSQGIKQLMAGGGVVLIGLQLIPLLSGLFS, via the coding sequence ATGGAATTTTTCAATCAGGCAATCGACATTCTTAAAATTCTGGTCATGGCTCTTGGCGCCGGTCTGGCGGTATGGGGCGTCATCAACCTTCTGGAAGGTTACGGGTCGGATAACCCTGCGGCAAAAAGCCAGGGCATTAAGCAGCTCATGGCGGGCGGCGGTGTCGTTCTGATCGGCCTTCAGCTTATCCCTCTGCTGTCCGGGCTGTTCAGCTAA